The DNA sequence AGTATTTATTATTCTTACTtctatgatgccataatgaatgcctaagccctaaggttatccactatatttctactcccgtcaaagaagtaattaagaacttagaattaaaacacattgaaagtaaaaatcgagatgccaaattaaatggatgagaagtgactaacttagggattcttaatcattataaaaaaactttaaacttcaatgaagaaaaaacataaaataaactaaaatgctaaaaatttagtgaacaatgaaagtcaaatacttaaaagttcaaggactcaaaaaactttgaagtttaaagactcaaaatacttcaaagttcaaagactcaaagactttcaatccaaatcagtaattaaattaaaatcttcttcttcatttgcattctgttgctggcttgcatcatttggagctatgccataatcGTCCTccatgttttcatcatcacgaatatcctcttcaccaaggattaaagtatcggtatcggtcgccgtatcggtcgttcaaaattaagatacgtattggagggtatcgtatcgtatcggagatacgctaagatacgcacataaatggatagggaacacatttttatacacttttgcataaaaaaacagttaaaaaaagctatatataacatgtagaatgcataaatacttaagtagagggtatcgtattaatagacaaatatattgagttgaaaatgttcaaaatgatgaggtttgagtttcttacagttttttctttcctcattgccattgccactgtgatgagtgccgtgaagagtgtcgtggtggttcaaatccttggctaggaccttcttcttcaataggagcaactacgatgatattctgcacttgtcgaatataggcacaatatttaccccagtcgaaatatttatggtagtgggtctcccattcattgtagaatcttctgtactgctcaggagtggccaatgttggtcctgcataagtcccatatccatagcccgaagaagcacctgaagatacatggtgtccatgtccgtgtccggatgaggaaccaacatgatctgaacttctgtactgctctggattggcaaatgattgtcctgcataagtcccatatccataggctgaagatgcatctgaagatacatggtgtccatgtccggaTGAAGAACCAGCAAGATCTGAGCTAATGCACATTGACTCCATGCTACTCATCAATGCATCAGTAGCACTCGGATTGTGGGATCGCCTACCCCTCCGACTAGAAGACTTTGGTTGTGTGCGAGCACCATGATGACTATCTTGTgttgcatgtgtaaatgcagcctcctctgtgaaatgtagtggtacataagtttggccaccaccactaccaccatcaccaccactgccaccaccaccaccaccaccaccaccaccaccaccaccaccaccaccaccactcatcatcatcatcatcatcatcatcatcatcagcagcagcagcaccatccttgtcttgatcatcatcatcactatctggttgagttacgctatatgtagcacctgatctcgtcctcctaatatcgtcatcattggagctatcatcatcctcttccatagttgatggtgcttgggtttcatcatcaacaatatttttaaaatcttcatttatatctctaatgaggTCATCTATAATGGGATCAGGTGTGGTTTCTCGTCGATCTTCAGACAATTTGTCTAACACTAAAACATTTTCAGTCTCCTCAATCCATCCCCTAACTGGATCTTCCTCGTCGAAtatgtgggtgatgtcaattgggttgacatcaatatcatcccctgatttctccaattctaaatatttcatcttcaatttcatgttgtagtgcacatacactagCTTCTCCAGCTTCTCATAACTCAGACAATTTCgaggtttggtgtgtatcaatccgAACGTACTCCAGTTACGTTCGCAACCACTTGAGGATGTcgtgcatgataatattttcattgcgaTTGGCCTCAAGCTTGGAGCACTCCATCCATAGTTCATCCACCAATCAGCTGTACAAAGATAATTGCAACAttaggagtttgaaataaatttgaaatacaaggatAGCTGATTAAGCCTAAATTACCAGGGCGTTGTGTTCCTCTAGCACGGATAGCTAAATGATCAACAAACTTTTGAGTGGCCTCTCGGAAGTACCTCACCTATCCAtgtattaacatattaatatgccactcaatgtattaaatattaatcaatgattcAATATGTAAGTTTAGTAGACTACTAACCTCTTCAATTGCATCTGTTGCCGAATCAATATTAGGAGCTAACTTGTTGATAACATCcttcaaagattccatcaaatctttcctaaaccttaaattattcttgtagtgcagatccggattcaaataataggctgcacattgacattgttacatattactcattgttaacgattaaatatattaaattactaataaagtaacttataaatttaattgagaaaatacctgcccgatgaaggtcttgaaccaaattattttcccatcaacgatttataatcttcaaaaatgccttaaatgactttgggttctcctcttctatcttttgtttgacaACTTCCATACAATGCACTATATTTCCCATTGTCTGTGCCTTATCACCATCAACTACTTTAagtatcacaaatagtggtTGCATAATCTTAGTAAATCGGTATATCCTTTCTTaaaactttgttgaggtgattagATCTTGAACagtttttccaatttcagtgGTTGCATAGCTACTACTGAACAACTCATtagaggtgaatgacttaactAGCCCTTCCTTCCGTTTTTGAATACTATCAAGtgcaatataatttgttgcaaaccttgttgctgtgagcctcaccaagtcaccttttgtgtactttctcatcaatgccaaCACCCAGCTGTGATTGTAGATGAAATTGGTGATCATCTTGGCATTAGAAACCAATGTCTGCACTTTGTTCATTTCACCAATGTCcttgaacatcaaatcaatacaatggGCTGCACAAGGTGTCCAGTATAAGGTGGTATACTTCACCATAAGTAAAGTACCAGCCTTTTTGAAATTGGGGGCATTATCAGTCACAACCTGGACAGCATaatctggcccaacttcctgaacaacttcatccattaatttaaacaaatacattgagtccttgatatctgaggatgcgttgaaagacttatggaatattatttttccatcacaatatatcagaaaattgatgatggacatcctcgtcggtccactccacccatcacacatgatgatcactccatattcaggccacttgtatttaaactcttcaatgtattcatccacctctttcacaatagtatctaagtatgaccttgcaatttcatggggtgggtggcttcacattttttcCACATGTCTGAATCTCCTTGACCATAGCCTTGAAGTACGGATCTTTAGctttgtgaggtggaatcatagaactgtggaaccacctagagattgctttcccaattttcttattcaatatttttggttggaaagcctcttcaatcctttgttgcccTTCATCATGATGTTTATATGGTGCATCTCTCATATCTTTAATTTCTGGGCTCCTTTTCCCCTTACTTTTATCACTGGAGGTAAATTTATCAAACATGCCCTTCACAGTGCCTCCAATATCTACACTTGGACGACTTCTAGAGTCAGAACCTTGTTCATAAATCATCGGGCCACCACGCCTAGGTCCTAcagattgacttcttctcagttgttctgctatccattgtttttcttttgcttcctcccttgAAATATGCATTGCTCGTGCAAGCTGTTGATCTTCATCATCTGCCTCCATATCAGATCCTTCATAGTCCTCATGATCCCTTAGATTCTCAACCAATCTATcaccttcttcaacagctttctttgctttatctctacttccccttaagtgcttcctcattgctttgcttattCCATCTGGGCACTTGTTACATTTAgcaacattagaaaatcctccagccaaatgttgtttatgtctggTAATTCCACCTCCTAGGTGGATAGTATCACAGTAATTGCATTTTGTACACAACCTATTGCCTTGTACTTTCTCGGCTGTAGCCCATCCAATATCCTTAGTCCGTTCTTTAGGCGCCATCTTCCTACAAAGCTAAATAATGAatcttaatatgcatatttattgatttagtatttagtacataatagcatttttttagaaactaaaatgagatgcatccaaagaaaaaaaaaagattttttatttttatttttccaaatttacataaacttgaaatgcacactttttttggaaaaaattgtgcatctaattttacatcatggtcattggccaagtaaattatatatatattttttaaactaaaatgaactgaattttataaagaaattgtatttttttagtatttttcttattttttaattaattttcgaaataaaaaaaaataaaaaatacaaactatttagaaaaattaaaatttttttatagaagttgtagattaaatgtttttgaagaacatataaaaaattaacaaagtgtggaccaatatatttgagtagatctaagaaataaaaaaaaaattgaaaccctcacttttttggggaaaaaatgtgggtttcatttgaaaccatgtatttagtaattataagttatgacattatttttaagagttgaatgaactaaattttccaacaaattttttttttgggatttttcttttttttataaaattaatttgggaataaaaaaattaaaaaaatatttttttttgagaaaaataaaaaatttccatggaagttgtagaacacttgtttttacataacatataaaaaatctaaacatttttaaccattgaacatgagtagatctaagaaatttgaaaaaaattgaaaccctcattttctctgaaaaaagtttgtaaatccttacaaatccaatgatttcatgaaataatgatgcacaaaatgtgattctaagtatgatgaaccttagatttataaaaaaacttgaaaatctaaggttaaaattgaaaaaagtgagtaaagattcaagaacttactattcaaatgtttcaactttcaagttcaagccttcaaggttcttcttggactatgtttctctccttctttgaaccattcacttccacaatgaaAGTTTCAATCTACCTTTTGAGTCTCCAAAagggtgtgtgaatcaaaggggaagaaagaagcaaaatatagaaaactgttggtgagtgTGAAgtatttgtttcaaacaacaaaaaatctacacttaagtagccgtatcgtactgatacggtacgatacagaTCGATACTacacgataccttcgatacgtaccgatacggtaccgatactctcgggaattttcagatttttaaaagttcgtatcggtaccgatacggtacgacatgatacgatacgtacgatacacCGATACACAAAcagaggcccaaaattccccgtagcgtatcggtatgtatcgtgccgatgcctaccgatacggcacgatacgcaccgatacttaaaaccatgtaagcaacaataaaaaaaaaatactaaagaaACGGAAACGTTCAGACTTACATAAGTTTGCATGGCGGTAAAAGAACATGACAAAATCTGCCATAGAATTTACCTGCAAAGACTGGGATCTGAGATAAATAGGGCTACTAGCCTAGATATGTGCAGAAAATTCACaataaaatagtaaatgaaGAATAGATTCTATGTCTACCACAAAACAGGCAATGAGGATCAATATCCATCCATTTACATAACAGATGTCGAACAGGAATTCCATTGTACAAAAGGCgccaaaaaaagaattttaacTTTAGGATGGATCTTGAGCTTCCATAAGAAAATCCATCTCATGTGGATGCATTGCCATATAGGACAGGCATTTCTATGAGGAAGTGCGGTATGTGAGTGTCAATAGGAGTGCATGAGGAAGTATTCACACTGATGCCATTTTTCATTATATAGGGAAGAGGATGAGCTGCTCATTTCGGCTCCTCATGTATCTATGCACAGGGGCCACACTATCCCACAaaaacctatatatatatatatatatatttacagggcaagagaatgctacctcCTAGCGCAAGTACACATCAACATGtgtggccaatgggagggcatgTGGGGGCATATTCAACACGAGACGTGTGGTCTTTATGCACCCACTGTGTCTTTGTACACGCTAAAGGGTAGTATTCTTTCTTCCAAATTTACACGAGGGAAAAGTGCTCTATCCTAAAATGTATGTAGGGATTGCACCCAAACATAGAGAGCAATGAAATGACCATCCTGCCCCCTGAGAAGTGAAAATATCCACTATGTTAACACTTCTAGGTTTGCTCCCATTAATACCCACATTGGTCATTACATCACACAttgcttctttttctcccttcccCTTGTTCCATGCTTTTGGTGGAGCCACTTGATTAATGGTGACCTAAACTCCAAAAGCCATAACTATCAGGTGCACCATAAAGCGATATAGCCCGGCCTGGCCTGGTGTTCCATGCCGGACACTGTCATGACAAATAACTCAAGTTGGCAAACGTTGTTGCAGAGAACATGGCCCAACCATTAAAAAccttgaaagaaagaaaaaagggtagCAGTTAGGGACCCCAGTGCCCTTTCCTCAGACATGATAGCTAGCACcatatttttacttttattcAATTCACATCTTTTTCCATGTTCTCAATAACACTTTTTAATTACAAACATTACAACATAAGATCACATCCCTCATTGCACTAAGATGAAAGCTTCATATATAGTTACATTAATAATCATCAATGTTGATCAAGCCAAGAGCCAGAAATCTTTATGACGTCTAGTGGTAATAAGATAACCTCCTAGCTTTTTGCTTTTCCTTCTCACAGCTATTGCCATGCAATGAGAGTTTTGGATGCAGTACTCCACCACCCCACCTCCAACCTTATGACCTCCCCACGTCATTAGTAGCCGCCATGTCACCGGCCGCTTTCTCTGCCCTAAAACCAATAGTGACACCCCACGTTTCTTAGCCTCTTGTACTATGACTGGGCCTTTCTCCTTCCCTTCCACTAGGGCAACCTCAACTTGCACCTGTAAGCATCATAATTAACCCTTTGAAATTAGTATATATATCaaatattaataatttttttttattaatgggtCAGCTGTGAGAGTACTGCTCTTGACATTGCAACCCTAGATGGTTCAAAAACTTAATTAAGCCCTTTTCTTCTCTACTTAGCACAGATGAGATGAGAAAATTAAGGTTAGGAAAGTGCAGTTAAGCCCAGTTTTCTCTGTTCTTTCAAGCACAGACCTggctcaaaataaataaataaaatgtctGTCCATTTTCTTTGGATGATTATTTCTAAGGGACTTGGGATAAAATTGTTAGGTAATATGACTTACCTCAGGTCTTTTCATGTGACACATACTcttcaaagagaaaagaagttcaTAAACCCCTGAATTTAATGACTTATTAGGATCCCCTGTAATCCAAAGAAGGAGCTTATCAGTCAATCTAGCTACCAACCATCTTTGATTACAATGCTACAGAAAGGAATAAGACCTTACCTAGCTTAGAAGGCTTGCTAGTTACATGAAGAAGCACTATAGTATCTTGGCTCTGGATAGTATGGGAGAGAGCCCATTGAACAGCAACTTTAGCTTCAAAACTCGAATCAACAACTATCATGATTTTTCTACCTTGTAAAGGCTTCACAGCATCACCCAAGCTGATCTTCTCCCCATTGCTTGAAAACACAGGATTCAGATTAGCTTTAATGGAGTTAGTAATTGTTCTGGAGTGATAAGGAGGCGATCGAATTCGAATGTGAGCTGTGATTCGATGCAAGAAGAAACTTGCTAACTTTGTTCCTGTTCTACCCATCTTCACTGATTGTGGTGAAGGGAGAGGAGGGGTTGGGGAAACAAAAGCTTATAAAGataggaagaagaggaagaagatgagaaagtgGCAGTAAGGCAATATTGCCTGTCGTTAAGCCAACTTCATTGCGTTTCTCAAGGAGGTCGTTATCccatcttttctctttcttctgtttttttcaatcttttgtcgtttattatttttttctgtgtTACTTTAGTTTTCTGGATTGTGGGTCTCCTTAAACGTGCTTACCATGAATACTGTAGGCCAATTCCGTTTAGACtaatagtctctctctctctctctctctctctctcactctcccctTCCTTTATTAAACCAgtggaagggaagagagaataTTTCTGAAATACTATGGTCACACAAGCGTGGGTCACCTGCATAGTTTATCTACTACTCTTCATCAATGAATATGGGACTACAATTCTTTTAGATGAGCCTCTCACCTAACCTtcctttatatttattttctaaagttatgaATTAAATGCCAAGCGGATTTGATCATTAAACCCCACCTCACCCACCAACCCAATTGCCCAATTTGAATTAGAAACCGCAGTTATTAACCTAATTCTTCATTGGTCAAAATATATTTAACTAGAATCACCATAAAATCTTTTCATAGGGATAAAATTTTCAGTTCGTGAGAGACCCTGCGCCACAGACCTAAGGGTACGCAATGACAACTGTGCCCATGCCTCGAGTGTGTGCCCCCTATGTCTAGGTGGAGAGGTCTCTTACGATTAGAAAATACTTGCCCCTTTCTATATTGTTAACTAAACAAAGGGCAAGAGATTATTATCCAATTGTGTGCCTCCTACACCAATGTGGGTGTAATGAAAGTTTGTACAAGAGTATATATatggataaaattttttatttaatagagGTGGAATAGTAATTTCGCTTGCTCGTGCCTAGATGCAGGGGCTAGGTGACTAGGCAaccttcttttttcatttaaactaaaaaacaaaaggagaaaaagaaaactatctACTCGTGTGGTTCTTGCTCACACAGGAGCACTTGGAATTACCCCCAAAccattctttaccaaaaaaaaaaaaggaaattaccCCTACACCCCTGTAAgctaaaaaattccattatagTTGATGCTCCTGTACACATTCTCATTGACCCCTGCATCAATGTAGGGTTCTACTCAACCTAGTAGCAATCTCTTtcctaaaataaaagactgaGTTTTCCTTCAATCATGGTGAAGTATGTTCAAACACACGTGGAATGTATTGAAAGGGTATTTTAGCGGTGGACAAACTCATTCTccaaaaacaaatatatattatGTGATCATCGGAATCTTCTTTAGCAACTGGGCCATTTGGCGACTGGGAGGACCCGGACACCTATGTAATCCCTTTAACTGCAacaaatttatttaattaattatgtatTGGTTCTGTACATAATTAATGACATGTGTAATACTTATGAATGGTAAACTTGCTAATCAGATTTATTTAATTGATTAGCGGTGGTTACCAAAAATGCTTCATAAACTTGTAATTAAACCCTTCATTATAGGAAGGAGGGTGGgaagtaaaaacaaaaaagcaaaaaaagaaagaaaaggtcaaCGTACATGACGTGGGCTTAGGGTAACATAAAGAAGCCATGGATTTATGTCTGCCCGACAACTGGCAACAAGACGTGATTGACAACTCAGAGACCTTTAACCCCCAAatgaatttctctctctctcattctcttcctGGAATCTCTTATATGGAAAACGAGGCCCGAACCCAACCATCAACTGTCgtcattgattttgatttttttttttttaaccggtttgaggaatcggattggTTTAAATCGGTTGATCCATGATTTTAAGTATTGATATTGGATCAGGCGATCCCCATCAGTTTGACAAGTGTGACGATTCAATACCATAACGGTTTTAGGATGATAGGAACCCATTTCAATATCATGATCTAAAACAATGATTGGATTAAATTAATATTGGCCTTGTTCAATCGTCATTCTTGGCCGATATTATAATACTGAATTGAATAAAGAAAACCTTAACCGGGTCCAATCTAAGTGATTCAAGTCATAATTGTATCAGTATTGACCCT is a window from the Macadamia integrifolia cultivar HAES 741 chromosome 5, SCU_Mint_v3, whole genome shotgun sequence genome containing:
- the LOC122080207 gene encoding universal stress protein PHOS32-like, coding for MGRTGTKLASFFLHRITAHIRIRSPPYHSRTITNSIKANLNPVFSSNGEKISLGDAVKPLQGRKIMIVVDSSFEAKVAVQWALSHTIQSQDTIVLLHVTSKPSKLGDPNKSLNSGVYELLFSLKSMCHMKRPEVQVEVALVEGKEKGPVIVQEAKKRGVSLLVLGQRKRPVTWRLLMTWGGHKVGGGVVEYCIQNSHCMAIAVRRKSKKLGGYLITTRRHKDFWLLA